The following are encoded in a window of Treponema rectale genomic DNA:
- a CDS encoding purine-nucleoside phosphorylase, whose amino-acid sequence MITISEKLNECLKSVRKKTGFVPKVALILGSGLGDYADGINIECEIDYHDIKGFPVSTVPGHAGKFIFGYVGEVPVVCMKGRIHYYEGYDISDVVLPVRLMKLLGAEILFLTNASGGVNNTFKAGDLMLITDHISCFAPNPLIGKNIDELGVRFPDMTQVYNKDLQAIIRNVAKNNSITLKEGIYTQLTGPSFESPAEIRMLRTLGTDAVGMSTVVEAITANHMNMKVCGISCICNLAAGMTETPLSHEEVQQAANDAAPKFKKIVTESILLFK is encoded by the coding sequence ATGATTACAATTTCAGAAAAGCTCAACGAATGCCTTAAAAGTGTCCGCAAAAAGACAGGATTTGTACCCAAAGTTGCCTTAATTCTCGGCTCAGGCCTTGGAGATTATGCAGATGGAATAAATATTGAATGTGAAATTGATTATCACGATATAAAAGGTTTTCCAGTTTCTACGGTACCAGGTCATGCCGGAAAGTTCATATTCGGCTATGTGGGTGAAGTACCTGTTGTATGTATGAAAGGCCGTATTCATTATTATGAAGGATATGACATTTCAGATGTTGTTCTGCCAGTGAGATTGATGAAACTTTTAGGGGCCGAAATTTTATTTCTTACAAATGCATCAGGCGGAGTAAATAACACTTTCAAAGCCGGTGACTTAATGCTTATTACCGATCACATAAGCTGTTTTGCCCCAAATCCTCTTATCGGAAAAAATATTGATGAACTCGGTGTAAGGTTTCCTGATATGACCCAAGTATATAATAAAGATTTGCAAGCAATCATCAGAAATGTCGCAAAAAATAATTCAATTACACTAAAAGAGGGAATTTATACGCAACTTACAGGCCCTAGTTTTGAATCTCCTGCAGAAATCAGAATGCTCCGTACTTTAGGAACAGATGCAGTAGGTATGTCTACTGTAGTAGAAGCCATTACAGCTAATCACATGAACATGAAAGTTTGTGGTATTTCCTGTATCTGTAATTTAGCAGCCGGTATGACAGAGACTCCTTTATCCCATGAAGAAGTTCAGCAGGCCGCAAATGATGCAGCTCCAAAATTTAAAAAAATTGTAACAGAAAGTATATTATTATTTAAATAA